One region of Salvelinus sp. IW2-2015 linkage group LG1, ASM291031v2, whole genome shotgun sequence genomic DNA includes:
- the LOC111970497 gene encoding transcription factor HES-5-like, giving the protein MAPTYTSDSANTMLSAKDKHKLRKPVEKMCRDRINTCIEQLKTLLEREFHKQDPNTKLEKADILEMTVGFLKQKLQPQSPVPQRAHSEGYSQCWRETLHFLSSSSMKDMMLQNLQRAGQDVCPSSPLSFQHQHHSQGPVKQATSGHKTVWRPW; this is encoded by the exons ATGGCTCCTACCTACACCAGCGACTCTGCCAACACCATGCTCTCTGCTAAAGACAAACATAAA CTAAGGAAACCAGTGGAGAAGATGTGTAGAGACCGCATCAACACCTGCATAGAGCAGCTCAAGACCCTGCTGGAGAGGGAGTTCCACAAACAGGACCCCAACACCAAGCTGGAGAAGGCTGACATCCTGGAGATGACAGTGGGGTTCCTGAAGCAGAAGCTGCAGCCTCAGAGCCCAGTCCCCCAGAGGGCCCACAGTGAGGGCTACTCCCAGTGCTGGAGGGAGACCCTGCACTTCCTGTCTTCCAGCTCCATGAAGGACATGATGCTTCAGAACCTCCAGAGAGCTGGCCAGGACGTCTGCCCCTCCTCGCCACTCTCCTTccaacatcaacaccacagccAGGGCCCAGTGAAGCAGGCCACCAGTGGTCACAAAACAGTCTGGAGGCCCTGGTAG
- the LOC111970428 gene encoding transcription factor HES-5-like: MAPTYTSDSANTMLSAKDKHKLRKPVVEKMRRDRINTCIEQLKTLLEREFHKQDPNTKLEKADILEMTVGFLKQKLQPQSPVPQRAHSEGYSQCWRETLHFLSSSSMKDMMLQNLQRAGQDVCPSSPLSSQYQHHSQGPVKQSTSGHKTVWRPW; this comes from the exons ATGGCTCCTACCTACACCAGCGACTCTGCCAACACCATGCTCTCTGCTAAAGACAAACATAAA CTAAGGAAACCAGTTGTGGAGAAGATGCGTAGAGACCGCATCAACACCTGCATAGAGCAGCTCAAGACCCTGCTGGAGAGGGAGTTCCACAAACAGGACCCCAACACCAAGCTGGAGAAGGCTGACATCCTGGAGATGACAGTGGGGTTCCTGAAGCAGAAGCTGCAGCCTCAGAGCCCAGTCCCCCAGAGGGCCCACAGTGAGGGCTACTCCCAGTGCTGGAGGGAGACCCTGCACTTCCTGTCTTCCAGCTCCATGAAGGACATGATGCTTCAGAACCTCCAGAGAGCTGGCCAGGACGTCTGCCCCTCCTCGCCACTCTCCTCCCAATATCAACACCACAGCCAGGGCCCAGTGAAGCAGTCCACCAGTGGTCACAAAACAGTGTGGAGGCCCTGGTAG
- the LOC111970351 gene encoding transcription factor HES-5-like has product MAPVNICDMVMTTKDKIKLRKPVVEKMRRDRINSSIEQLKTLLKTELQAHQPNSKLEKADILETAVVYLKDNSMRPAASFNVASPVQSYAEGFTRCLEETLRFLSAKKNQPTGSQQKLLNHFHRAQKLGDRVVLSPNRATVPHNSSTPKRVTPGGRGPLWRPW; this is encoded by the exons ATGGCTCCTGTCAATATTTGCGACATGGTGATGACCACGAAAGATAAAATCAAA CTTAgaaaaccagtggtggaaaagatGCGCCGAGACCGCATTAACAGCAGCATCGAACAGCTCAAGACACTCCTCAAAACCGAACTTCAAGCACACCAACCCAACTCGAAACTGGAAAAGGCTGACATTCTCGAGACAGCTGTGGTTTACCTGAAAGACAACAGCATGCGCCCTGCTGCTTCATTCAACGTAGCGTCACCTGTCCAAAGCTACGCGGAGGGATTCACCCGCTGCCTGGAGGAGACGCTGCGCTTCCTCTCAGCGAAAAAAAACCAGCCGACTGGCTCACAACAGAAGCTTCTCAATCACTTCCATCGGGCTCAGAAACTCGGTGATAGAGTCGTGCTGAGTCCAAACCGCGCAACGGTCCCTCACAACAGCAGCACTCCGAAACGTGTCACCCCAGGTGGAAGGGGGCCTCTGTGGAGACCCTGGTGA